In Phocoena phocoena chromosome 3, mPhoPho1.1, whole genome shotgun sequence, a single window of DNA contains:
- the OLFM2 gene encoding noelin-2 isoform X2 encodes MWPLTVPPPPPPTLPLPLLLLLCSGLAGQTLFQSPEEGWQLYTSAQAPDGKCICTAVIPAQSTCSRDGRSRELRQMMEKVQNVSQSMEVLELRTYRDLQYVRSMETLMRSLDARLRAADGSLSAKSFQEVKDRMTELLPLSSVLEQYKADMRTIVRLREEVRNLSGSLATIQEEMGAYGYGDLQQRVMALEARLHACAQKLGCGKLTGVSNPITIRAMGSRFGSWMTDTMAPSADSRVWYMDGYYKGRRVLEFRTLGDFIKGQNFIQHLLPQPWAGTGHVVYNGSLFYNKYQSNVVVKYHFRSRSVLVQRSLPGAGYNNTFPYSWGGFSDMDFMVDESGLWAVYTTNQNAGNIVVSRLDPHTLEVVRSWDTGYPKRSAGEAFMICGVLYVTNSHLAGAKVYFAYFTNTSSYEYTDVPFHNQYSHISMLDYNPRERALYTWNNGHQVLYNVTLFHVISTAGGP; translated from the exons CAGAGGAAGGCTGGCAGCTGTACACCTCGGCCCAGGCTCCCGATGGAAAATGCATCTGCACGGCCGTGATCCCCGCGCAGAGCACCTGCTCCCGCGATGGCCGGAGCCGGGAGCTGCGGCAGATGATGGAGAAG GTTCAGAACGTCTCCCAGTCCATGGAGGTCCTTGAGTTGCGGACGTACCGTGACCTCCAGTATGTGCGAAGCATGGAGACCCTCATGCGGAGCCTGGATGCGAGGCTCCGGGCGGCCGACGGGTCCCTCTCGGCCAAGAGCTTCCAG GAGGTGAAGGACAGGATGACGGAGCTGTTGCCCCTGAGCTCGGTCCTGGAGCAGTACAAGGCGGACATGAGGACCATTGTGCGCCTgcgggaggaggtgaggaatCTCTCCGGCAGCCTTGCAACCATCCAGGAGGAGATGGGCGCCTACGGATACGGGGACCTGCAGCAGCGGGTGATGGCACTGGAGGCCCGGCTCCACGCCTGTGCCCAGAAGCTGG GCTGTGGGAAGCTGACGGGGGTCAGTAACCCCATCACCATTCGGGCCATGGGGTCCCGCTTCGGCTCCTGGATGACTGACACGATGGCCCCCAGTGCAGATAGCCGG GTCTGGTACATGGATGGCTATTACAAGGGCCGGCGGGTCCTGGAGTTCCGCACTCTGGGAGACTTCATCAAAGGCCAGAACTTTATCCAACACCTGCTGCCCCAGCCGTGGGCAGGCACGGGCCACGTGGTGTACaatggctccctgttctacaaCAAGTACCAGAGCAACGTGGTGGTCAAGTACCACTTCCGCTCGCGTTCTGTGCTGGTACAGAGGAGCCTCCCTGGGGCCGGCTACAATAACACCTTCCCCTACTCCTGGGGTGGCTTCTCGGACATGGACTTCATGGTGGACGAGAGTGGGCTCTGGGCCGTGTACACCACCAACCAGAACGCAGGCAACATCGTGGTCAGCCGGCTGGACCCGCACACCCTCGAGGTCGTGCGGTCCTGGGACACCGGCTACCCCAAGCGCAGCGCCGGCGAGGCCTTCATGATCTGTGGCGTGCTCTACGTGACCAACTCCCACCTGGCCGGGGCCAAGGTCTACTTCGCCTACTTCACCAACACGTCCAGCTACGAGTACACAGACGTGCCCTTCCACAACCAGTACTCCCACATCTCCATGCTGGATTACAACCCCCGCGAGCGGGCCCTCTACACCTGGAACAATGGCCACCAGGTGCTCTACAATGTCACCCTCTTCCACGTCATCAGCACCGCTGGGGGCCCCTAG
- the PIN1 gene encoding peptidyl-prolyl cis-trans isomerase NIMA-interacting 1 has translation MADEEKLPPGWEKRMSRSSGRVYYFNHITNASQWERPSGNSTGGGKNGQGEPARVRCSHLLVKHSQSRRPSSWRQEKITRTKEEALELINGYIQKIKSGEEDFESLASQFSDCSSAKARGDLGAFSRGQMQKPFEDASFALRTGEMSGPVFTDSGIHIILRTE, from the exons ATGGCGGACGAGGAGAAGCTGCCCCCCGGCTGGGAGAAGCGCATGAGCCGCAGCTCAG GCCGGGTGTACTACTTCAATCACATCACCAACGCCAGCCAGTGGGAGCGGCCGAGTGGCAATAGCACTGGCGGCGGCAAAAATGGACAAGGGGAGCCCGCCAGGGTCCGCTGCTCACACCTGCTGGTCAAGCACAGCCAGTCGCGGCGGCCTTCATCCTGGCGGCAGGAGAAGATCACCCGGACCAAGGAGGAGGCTCTGGAGCTGATCAATG GCTACATCCAGAAGATTAAGTCGGGAGAAGAGGACTTTGAATCTCTGGCCTCACAGTTCAGCGACTGCAGCTCCGCCAAGGCCAGGGGAGACCTGGGTGCCTTCAGCAGAG GTCAGATGCAGAAGCCGTTTGAAGATGCCTCCTTTGCACTGCGGACAGGGGAGATGAGCGGGCCCGTGTTCACGGATTCCGGCATCCACATCATCCTGCGCACGGAGTGA
- the UBL5 gene encoding ubiquitin-like protein 5, producing MIEVVCNDRLGKKVRVKCNTDDTIGDLKKLIAAQTGTRWNKIVLKKWYTIFKDHVSLGDYEIHDGMNLELYYQ from the exons ATGATCGAGGTTGTTTGCAACGACCGTCTGGGGAAGAAGGTCCGCGTTAAATGCAA TACTGATGACACCATCGGGGACCTTAAGAAGCTGATTGCAGCCCAAACTGGCACCCGTTGGAACAAGATCGTATTGAAGAAGTG GTACACGATTTTTAAGGACCACGTATCTCTGGGGGACT ATGAAATCCACGATGGGATGAACCTGGAGCTTTATTACCAATAG